Proteins found in one Microcella daejeonensis genomic segment:
- the pyrR gene encoding bifunctional pyr operon transcriptional regulator/uracil phosphoribosyltransferase PyrR — MVARTVLDDADIARALRRIAHEVVESRRGDGRIVFLGIPTRGTALAERVHALVEAIEPGSSTVGSLDITLYRDDLGRTPTRAPAPTRIPPEGVDDAIVVLVDDVLYSGRTVRAALDALADHGRPRAVRLAVLVDRGHRELPIRADFVGKNLPSATSERVRVRLLDVDGVEEVTIEP, encoded by the coding sequence GTGGTCGCACGCACCGTGCTCGACGACGCTGACATCGCGCGCGCCCTGCGCCGCATCGCCCATGAGGTGGTGGAATCCCGCCGGGGCGACGGCCGCATCGTCTTCCTCGGCATCCCGACCCGCGGCACCGCGCTCGCCGAGCGGGTGCACGCGCTCGTCGAGGCCATCGAGCCCGGCTCGAGCACCGTCGGCTCGCTCGACATCACCCTCTACCGCGACGATCTGGGCCGCACCCCCACGCGGGCGCCCGCCCCGACGCGCATCCCGCCCGAGGGCGTCGACGACGCCATCGTCGTGCTCGTCGACGACGTGCTCTACTCCGGCCGCACGGTGCGGGCCGCGCTCGACGCCCTCGCCGATCACGGCCGCCCGCGCGCCGTGCGCCTCGCCGTCCTCGTCGACCGCGGGCACCGCGAGCTGCCCATCCGCGCCGACTTCGTGGGCAAGAACCTGCCGTCGGCGACGAGCGAGCGCGTGCGCGTGCGGCTGCTCGACGTCGACGGCGTCGAGGAGGTGACGATCGAGCCATGA
- a CDS encoding shikimate kinase has translation MPAPSGAAEPARTTPAVVLIGPPAAGKSRLGRRLSRLLDLPLIDTDRLVVEAHGPIPQIFAEHGEPVFRAWEREAVAAALEQRAVVSLGGGAVLDPATQQQLAGLPVVLLTLSAEAAAARLDGSSRPLAGGVEAWTALVAARAPLYERLATASWDTSRRPLDRIAQEIADWATAHDADPAAARITTRTTDRSSDPAVEPREDSP, from the coding sequence GTGCCTGCCCCCTCGGGTGCCGCCGAGCCGGCGCGCACGACGCCCGCCGTCGTGCTCATCGGCCCCCCGGCGGCCGGCAAGAGCCGCCTCGGCCGTCGCCTCTCGCGCCTGCTCGATCTGCCGCTCATCGACACCGACCGCCTCGTCGTCGAGGCGCACGGCCCCATCCCGCAGATCTTCGCCGAGCACGGCGAGCCGGTGTTCCGCGCGTGGGAGCGGGAGGCGGTCGCCGCCGCGCTCGAGCAGCGCGCCGTCGTCTCGCTCGGCGGGGGAGCGGTGCTCGACCCGGCGACGCAGCAGCAGCTCGCCGGTCTGCCGGTCGTGCTGCTGACGCTGTCGGCGGAGGCCGCCGCCGCCCGGCTCGACGGCTCCTCCCGGCCGCTCGCCGGCGGCGTCGAGGCCTGGACGGCGCTCGTCGCCGCGCGCGCCCCGCTGTACGAGCGGCTCGCGACCGCGAGCTGGGACACCTCGCGCCGCCCCCTGGATCGCATCGCGCAGGAGATCGCCGACTGGGCGACCGCGCACGACGCCGACCCGGCCGCCGCACGCATCACCACCCGCACCACCGACCGAAGCTCCGACCCCGCCGTCGAGCCCCGAGAGGATTCCCCGTGA
- the aroQ gene encoding type II 3-dehydroquinate dehydratase, producing the protein MTIPRRILVLNGPNLNRLGTREPDVYGTATLADLERELRDAAPAGAEVDLRQTNDEAELIGWLHEAVDTGSPVILNPAAFTHYSYALRDAAALVTGAGLPLIEVHLSNPHAREEFRRTSVISAVATGVIAGLGFGSYRLALAHIVSRA; encoded by the coding sequence ATGACCATCCCGCGCCGCATCCTCGTGCTCAACGGACCGAATCTGAACCGCCTCGGCACCCGCGAGCCCGATGTCTACGGAACGGCGACGCTCGCCGATCTCGAGCGCGAGCTGCGGGATGCGGCGCCCGCGGGCGCCGAGGTCGATCTGCGGCAGACGAACGACGAGGCCGAGCTCATCGGCTGGCTGCACGAGGCCGTCGACACCGGCAGCCCCGTCATCCTCAACCCGGCGGCCTTCACCCACTACTCCTACGCGCTGCGCGACGCAGCGGCCCTCGTCACCGGGGCCGGGCTGCCGCTCATCGAGGTGCACCTCTCGAACCCGCACGCGCGCGAGGAGTTCCGGCGCACGAGCGTGATCTCCGCCGTGGCGACGGGCGTGATCGCCGGGCTCGGCTTCGGCTCGTACCGCCTCGCCCTCGCCCACATCGTCAGCCGGGCCTAG
- the aroC gene encoding chorismate synthase, giving the protein MLRWLTAGESHGPELIAVIEGMPAGVPVTREAIQADMQRRKLGYGRGARMKFEQDELTISGGVRHGRTMGSPVALRIGNTEWPKWTTVMSAEPVDASELTGGRGAPLTRPRPGHADLVGMQKYGFDEARPVLERASARETAARVALGAVARAFLGELGIRLVAHTLAIGTVRVPDDAPLPLPGDVDLLDADPLRCLHPETSARMVAEVDDAHKTGDTLGGVVEVLAYGLPPGLGSYVHWDRRLDSRLAGALMGIQAIKGVEVGDGFQTTERRGSAAHDELVVGAEGIERLSDRAGGVEGGMSTGTVLRVRAGMKPIATVPHALRTIDVATGDAAPAHHQRSDVCAVPASGVVAEAMVALVLAEAVLEKFGGDAVSETKRNLESYLAAMPEALTTVVSDGRG; this is encoded by the coding sequence ATGTTGCGCTGGTTGACCGCCGGAGAATCCCACGGCCCCGAGCTCATCGCCGTCATCGAGGGGATGCCCGCGGGCGTTCCCGTGACGCGCGAGGCGATCCAGGCCGACATGCAGCGGCGCAAGCTCGGCTACGGCCGAGGCGCCCGCATGAAGTTCGAGCAGGATGAGCTCACGATCTCGGGCGGCGTGCGCCACGGGCGCACGATGGGCAGCCCCGTCGCCCTGCGCATCGGCAACACCGAGTGGCCGAAGTGGACGACGGTCATGAGCGCCGAGCCGGTCGATGCGAGCGAGCTCACCGGCGGCCGCGGCGCGCCGCTCACCCGCCCGCGCCCCGGCCACGCCGACCTCGTCGGCATGCAGAAGTACGGCTTCGACGAGGCCCGCCCCGTGCTCGAGCGCGCGAGCGCCCGCGAGACCGCCGCCCGCGTCGCGCTCGGCGCCGTCGCGCGCGCGTTCCTCGGCGAGCTCGGGATCCGCCTCGTGGCTCACACGCTCGCCATCGGCACCGTGCGCGTGCCCGACGACGCCCCGCTGCCGCTGCCGGGCGACGTCGATCTGCTCGACGCCGACCCGCTGCGCTGCCTGCACCCGGAGACGAGCGCCCGGATGGTCGCCGAGGTCGACGACGCGCACAAGACCGGCGACACCCTCGGCGGCGTGGTCGAGGTGCTCGCCTACGGCCTGCCCCCGGGTCTCGGCTCCTACGTGCACTGGGATCGCCGACTCGACTCGCGCCTCGCCGGTGCTCTCATGGGCATCCAGGCCATCAAGGGCGTCGAGGTCGGCGACGGGTTCCAGACGACGGAGCGCCGGGGCTCGGCGGCGCACGACGAGCTCGTCGTCGGCGCCGAGGGCATCGAGCGCCTCAGCGACCGCGCCGGCGGCGTCGAGGGCGGCATGAGCACCGGCACCGTGCTGCGGGTCCGTGCCGGCATGAAGCCCATCGCCACGGTGCCGCACGCGCTGCGCACGATCGACGTCGCCACCGGGGATGCGGCTCCGGCCCATCACCAGCGCTCCGACGTCTGCGCCGTGCCCGCCTCGGGCGTCGTGGCGGAGGCCATGGTCGCGCTCGTGCTCGCCGAGGCGGTGCTCGAGAAGTTCGGCGGCGACGCCGTCTCCGAGACGAAGCGCAACCTCGAGAGCTACCTGGCGGCGATGCCCGAGGCGCTCACGACCGTCGTCTCCGACGGCCGCGGCTGA
- a CDS encoding aliphatic sulfonate ABC transporter substrate-binding protein yields the protein MTTRTRLTLLTATAAAAAMVMTGCVAGEGQTAPEPAEGAEWSATELTLDFATYNPLSLIIKEQGWLEAELGDEVTVNWVQSAGSNKANEALRAGAIDVGSTAGSAALLARSNGSPIQVIDIYTQPNWASILVPAGSDIDSVDDLAGRTVAATKGTDPYFFLLQALAEEGLALEDIQLQNLQHADGKTALETGAVEAWSGLDPLLSTSVYNGSAEIIYDNVDFNSYGFLNATESFIAESPDLAQLVVNAYEKARAWALENPEETAAILAEVAGIEVPIAEATIERTVIDIDPVPGQTQRDVLEIIGPIFVESGDVPNQEQIDTALDSLFNDTFAAAADPDALAGE from the coding sequence ATGACCACCCGCACCCGCCTCACCCTGCTGACCGCGACCGCCGCCGCGGCGGCCATGGTCATGACGGGGTGCGTCGCCGGCGAGGGCCAGACCGCGCCGGAGCCCGCCGAGGGCGCCGAGTGGTCGGCCACCGAGCTGACGCTCGATTTCGCGACCTACAACCCGCTGAGCCTGATCATCAAGGAGCAGGGCTGGCTCGAGGCCGAGCTCGGCGACGAGGTCACCGTCAACTGGGTGCAGTCGGCCGGCTCCAACAAGGCCAACGAGGCGCTGCGCGCCGGGGCCATCGACGTGGGCTCGACGGCCGGCTCGGCCGCGCTGCTCGCCCGCTCCAACGGCAGCCCCATCCAGGTCATCGACATTTACACGCAGCCGAACTGGGCCTCGATCCTCGTGCCCGCCGGCTCCGACATCGACTCCGTCGACGACCTCGCCGGTCGCACGGTCGCCGCCACCAAGGGCACCGATCCCTACTTCTTCCTGCTGCAGGCGCTCGCGGAGGAGGGCCTCGCGCTCGAGGACATCCAGCTGCAGAACCTGCAGCACGCCGACGGCAAGACCGCCCTCGAGACCGGGGCCGTCGAGGCCTGGTCGGGGCTCGACCCGCTGCTGTCGACCTCCGTCTACAACGGCTCGGCCGAGATCATCTACGACAACGTCGACTTCAACTCCTACGGCTTCCTCAACGCGACGGAGAGCTTCATCGCCGAGAGCCCGGATCTCGCGCAGCTCGTGGTGAACGCCTACGAGAAGGCCCGCGCCTGGGCGCTGGAGAACCCCGAGGAGACCGCGGCGATCCTCGCAGAGGTCGCCGGCATCGAGGTGCCCATCGCCGAGGCCACGATCGAGCGCACCGTGATCGACATCGACCCCGTGCCCGGCCAGACCCAGCGCGACGTGCTCGAGATCATCGGCCCGATCTTCGTCGAGAGCGGCGATGTTCCGAACCAGGAGCAGATCGACACCGCGCTCGACAGCCTGTTCAACGACACCTTCGCGGCGGCCGCCGACCCGGACGCCCTCGCCGGCGAATGA
- a CDS encoding cyclase family protein, whose product MTARLSGRAVVDLSRPLRTGMTVFPGDPAVSIETAATLEEDGFRVSALHLGSHSGTHLDAPSHSVVGGVAVDGLALDRLIAPLRVLRARDRAASALITWAELARQAADVHPGDAVVVETGWSARFDDADATDHPALAPEVAEQLLARGVTVIGVDALSPDPSRAGEDGLWRLPVHELVLGAGGIIIENLVNLDRVPASGAELLALPLSLPGGDGSPVRAVAVLPSAEGDA is encoded by the coding sequence GTGACCGCGCGCCTCTCCGGTCGGGCCGTCGTCGACCTGAGCCGCCCGCTCCGCACCGGCATGACGGTGTTCCCCGGCGACCCCGCGGTGTCGATCGAGACCGCGGCGACGCTCGAGGAGGACGGCTTCCGGGTGAGCGCCCTGCACCTGGGCTCGCACAGCGGCACGCACCTCGACGCCCCCTCGCACAGCGTCGTCGGGGGAGTCGCGGTCGACGGGCTGGCGCTCGATCGGCTCATCGCCCCGCTGCGCGTGCTGCGCGCCCGCGATCGCGCCGCGAGCGCGCTGATCACCTGGGCCGAGCTCGCCCGGCAGGCCGCGGACGTGCACCCCGGCGACGCCGTCGTCGTGGAGACGGGCTGGAGCGCCCGCTTCGACGACGCCGACGCGACCGACCACCCGGCCCTCGCACCGGAGGTCGCCGAGCAGCTGCTCGCCCGCGGCGTGACGGTCATCGGCGTCGACGCGCTGAGCCCCGACCCGAGCCGCGCGGGGGAGGACGGGCTGTGGCGCCTGCCGGTGCACGAGCTCGTGCTCGGCGCCGGCGGGATCATCATCGAGAACCTCGTGAACCTCGATCGGGTGCCCGCGAGCGGTGCCGAGCTGCTCGCCCTGCCCCTGAGCCTGCCCGGCGGCGACGGCTCGCCCGTGCGCGCCGTGGCGGTGCTGCCCTCGGCCGAGGGCGACGCGTAG
- a CDS encoding ABC transporter permease has protein sequence MSFDERGAALVPRPSSEGARGAGASARADEAPQDQRRRPSLFGFASSYGFSAAGGDLPESTPGQRRASTVVLGLVVPLAILALWWGTAELSDIPDFLLPSPTQVVDAGIELGSSGLLATYILISLQRVLIGFAIGASIGLALGALVGLSTLASRMLAPTLGAIRAVPSLAWVPLLTIYLGIYEEPKITLIAIGAAFPVFTTVAGALRHVDPHLVEVGRAYGLGRGRLLTTVQLPAVVPAIVSGLRLALAQAWLFLVAAELIASSMGLGFLLTDSQNNGRMDRIFLAIILLAILGKSTDALVGLGERALLKRWG, from the coding sequence ATGAGCTTCGACGAACGCGGCGCCGCCCTCGTCCCGCGTCCCTCCTCGGAGGGGGCGCGCGGGGCGGGGGCGTCCGCCCGGGCCGATGAGGCGCCGCAGGATCAGCGCCGCCGGCCCTCCCTGTTCGGCTTCGCCTCCAGCTACGGCTTCTCCGCCGCGGGAGGCGACCTCCCCGAGAGCACGCCCGGTCAGCGCCGCGCGAGCACCGTCGTGCTCGGACTCGTCGTGCCGCTGGCGATCCTCGCCCTCTGGTGGGGAACCGCGGAGCTCTCCGACATCCCCGACTTCCTGCTGCCCTCGCCGACGCAGGTCGTGGACGCGGGCATCGAGCTCGGCAGCTCCGGTCTGCTCGCCACCTACATCCTCATCTCCCTGCAGCGGGTGCTCATCGGCTTCGCGATCGGGGCCTCCATCGGGCTCGCCCTGGGAGCGCTCGTGGGCCTGTCGACGCTCGCCTCGCGGATGCTCGCTCCGACGCTCGGAGCGATCCGCGCCGTGCCCTCTCTCGCGTGGGTACCGCTCCTCACCATCTACCTCGGCATCTACGAGGAGCCGAAGATCACCCTCATCGCGATCGGCGCCGCCTTCCCGGTCTTCACGACCGTCGCGGGGGCCCTGCGGCACGTCGACCCGCACCTCGTCGAGGTGGGGCGCGCCTACGGGCTCGGCCGCGGACGTCTGCTGACGACCGTGCAGCTGCCCGCGGTGGTCCCGGCGATCGTCTCGGGACTGCGGCTCGCGCTCGCGCAGGCGTGGCTCTTCCTCGTCGCCGCCGAGCTCATCGCCTCGTCCATGGGGCTCGGATTCCTGCTGACGGACTCGCAGAACAACGGCCGGATGGACCGCATCTTCCTCGCGATCATCCTGCTCGCCATCCTCGGCAAGTCGACCGACGCGCTCGTCGGCCTCGGCGAGCGGGCGCTGCTGAAGCGCTGGGGCTGA
- a CDS encoding ABC transporter ATP-binding protein: protein MSSTTRTRGATATPALPVALHGVGRDFDGARGEEPRIVLRDVELTIKPGEIVALLGPSGCGKSTLLRQISGLDRPTRGTLTIDGTRVAPADQRSAVAFQEPRLLPWRTVARNIELGLPRGLDREAGRARVAELLALVQLEHAAQLKPRAISGGMAQRVSLARALARGPGVLLLDEPFGALDALTRLTMQDLLIDIHRTEPATIVLVTHDVDEALMLADRVVLLGTRFDRPGATISRVLEVPGERPRDRASTVLARLRAQLLDGLGVPSHHGR, encoded by the coding sequence ATGTCCTCCACGACCCGTACCCGCGGCGCGACGGCCACACCGGCTCTGCCGGTCGCGCTCCACGGCGTCGGTCGCGACTTCGACGGAGCGCGCGGCGAGGAGCCGCGCATCGTGCTGCGCGACGTGGAGCTCACGATCAAGCCCGGTGAGATCGTCGCGCTGCTCGGGCCCTCCGGCTGCGGCAAGTCGACGCTCCTGCGGCAGATCAGCGGCCTCGACCGCCCGACGCGCGGCACTCTGACGATCGACGGCACGCGCGTCGCGCCGGCCGATCAGCGCAGCGCCGTGGCGTTCCAGGAGCCCCGGCTGCTGCCGTGGCGCACCGTCGCGCGCAACATCGAGCTCGGGCTGCCCCGGGGCCTCGACCGCGAGGCCGGTCGGGCCCGCGTCGCCGAGCTCCTCGCGCTCGTGCAGCTCGAGCACGCCGCGCAGCTCAAGCCCCGCGCGATCTCCGGCGGCATGGCGCAGCGCGTCTCACTCGCCCGGGCGCTCGCCCGCGGGCCGGGAGTGCTGCTGCTCGACGAGCCCTTCGGCGCCCTCGACGCCCTCACGCGGCTGACCATGCAGGACCTCCTCATCGACATCCACCGCACCGAGCCGGCCACGATCGTGCTCGTCACCCACGACGTCGACGAGGCGCTCATGCTCGCCGACCGCGTGGTGCTGCTCGGCACGCGGTTCGACCGGCCCGGCGCGACCATCAGCCGCGTGCTCGAGGTGCCCGGCGAGCGACCGCGCGATCGGGCATCCACCGTGCTCGCCCGCCTGCGCGCGCAACTGCTCGACGGTCTCGGCGTGCCGAGCCACCACGGCCGCTGA
- a CDS encoding YybH family protein encodes MTEHPALTETEVLGAVDAIVDAFRRTDGAAYFACFSVDATFVFPDQDARLDSRAAYERLWAEWVASGWRVLDCTSTDAHVQVLGDAAVLSHTVRTRIATGEGEATAELHERETIVLHRQGDGRLLAVHEHLSSAPDEAA; translated from the coding sequence ATGACCGAGCATCCCGCCCTGACCGAGACCGAGGTGCTCGGCGCCGTCGACGCGATCGTCGACGCCTTCCGCCGCACCGACGGCGCCGCGTACTTCGCCTGCTTCAGCGTGGACGCCACGTTCGTCTTCCCCGATCAGGATGCCCGCCTCGACTCCCGCGCCGCCTACGAGCGGCTCTGGGCCGAGTGGGTCGCCTCCGGCTGGCGGGTTCTCGACTGCACGAGCACCGACGCCCACGTCCAGGTGCTCGGAGACGCCGCGGTGCTGAGCCACACCGTGCGCACCCGCATCGCCACCGGCGAGGGCGAGGCGACGGCCGAGCTGCACGAGCGCGAGACGATCGTGCTGCACCGGCAGGGCGACGGCCGTCTGCTCGCCGTGCACGAGCACCTGTCGAGCGCGCCCGACGAGGCGGCGTGA
- the nusB gene encoding transcription antitermination factor NusB produces the protein MGARTKARKRALDMLYIADVRERPLAEILVEEGERAAAQPQRASSWPYAQDIARGVIDNAAAIDRLIEDNAHGWMLSRMPAVDRAILRLAVWELVHNPDVPDAVAIAEAVEFAQVLSTDDSSSFVNGVLGAISDALHRTA, from the coding sequence GTGGGCGCTCGCACGAAGGCCCGCAAGCGGGCCCTGGACATGCTGTACATCGCCGACGTGCGCGAGCGGCCTCTCGCCGAGATCCTCGTCGAGGAGGGCGAGCGGGCCGCGGCGCAGCCGCAGCGCGCCTCGAGCTGGCCCTACGCGCAGGACATCGCGCGCGGCGTGATCGACAACGCGGCCGCGATCGACCGCCTCATCGAGGACAACGCCCACGGGTGGATGCTCTCGCGCATGCCCGCCGTCGACCGGGCGATCCTCCGCCTCGCGGTGTGGGAGCTCGTGCACAATCCCGACGTGCCCGACGCGGTCGCCATCGCCGAAGCGGTGGAGTTCGCCCAGGTGCTGTCGACCGACGACTCCTCGTCGTTCGTCAACGGCGTGCTCGGGGCGATCTCCGACGCCCTGCACCGCACGGCCTGA
- the efp gene encoding elongation factor P has product MASTNDIKNGSVLNLDGQLWNIIEFQHVKPGKGGAFVRTKMRNVRSGKVVDKTFNAGLKVDFATVDRGDYQYLYQDGADFVFMDTTHYDQITVPGVIVGDAKNFMLENQMVTIAIHEGEALYIELPASVVLEVTYTEPGLQGDRSTGGTKPATVETGYEIQVPLFLETGTKVKVDTRSGDYLGRVNE; this is encoded by the coding sequence ATGGCTTCGACGAACGACATCAAGAACGGCAGCGTGCTGAACCTCGACGGTCAGCTCTGGAACATCATCGAGTTCCAGCACGTCAAGCCCGGCAAGGGCGGCGCGTTCGTGCGCACCAAGATGCGCAACGTCCGCTCGGGCAAGGTCGTCGACAAGACGTTCAACGCGGGCCTCAAGGTCGACTTCGCCACCGTCGACCGCGGGGACTACCAGTACCTGTACCAGGACGGCGCCGATTTCGTCTTCATGGACACCACGCACTACGACCAGATCACCGTGCCCGGCGTCATCGTCGGCGACGCGAAGAACTTCATGCTCGAGAACCAGATGGTGACCATCGCCATCCACGAGGGCGAGGCCCTCTACATCGAGCTCCCGGCGTCCGTCGTGCTCGAGGTGACCTACACCGAGCCGGGCCTCCAGGGCGACCGCTCCACCGGCGGCACGAAGCCCGCGACGGTCGAGACCGGCTACGAGATCCAGGTGCCGCTCTTCCTCGAGACGGGCACCAAGGTCAAGGTCGACACCCGCTCGGGCGACTACCTCGGCCGCGTCAACGAGTAG
- a CDS encoding shikimate dehydrogenase gives MADPVGSADRRRLAVIGSPIEHSLSPALHAAAYARLGLDWAYGREQVTVDGLPAFLDGLDGTWRGLSATMPLKEALLPLLDAYDEDVALTGAANTVLLHDGRRTGRNTDIAGVRTALERAGLTTLRRAAIVGAGATARSIVVALARLGAVELDVLVREESRAGALLDLAERLGLEAAPRPLGDLERLVPAHEVVAWTLPNGVPPGGVVPEAVRRASTLLDVTYHPWPSPLAEQWRAVDGAVASGRDMLLHQAVRQVRLFVGGPDAAPMPEEAEVERAMAAALA, from the coding sequence GTGGCTGATCCGGTCGGCTCGGCCGACCGCCGTCGGCTCGCCGTCATCGGGTCGCCCATCGAGCACTCCCTCTCGCCGGCCCTCCACGCCGCCGCCTACGCGCGCCTCGGACTCGACTGGGCCTACGGCCGCGAGCAGGTGACCGTCGACGGGCTGCCCGCATTCCTCGACGGCCTCGACGGCACCTGGCGCGGCCTCTCAGCGACGATGCCGCTCAAGGAGGCTCTGCTGCCGCTGCTCGACGCCTACGACGAGGACGTCGCGCTCACCGGCGCCGCCAACACCGTACTGCTCCACGACGGGCGCCGAACCGGCCGCAACACCGACATCGCGGGCGTGCGCACCGCCCTCGAGCGGGCGGGTCTCACGACGCTCCGCCGCGCCGCGATCGTCGGGGCCGGCGCGACGGCGCGCTCCATCGTGGTGGCGCTCGCGCGGCTCGGCGCGGTCGAGCTCGACGTGCTCGTGCGCGAGGAGTCGCGAGCCGGGGCGCTGCTCGACCTCGCCGAGCGCCTCGGGCTGGAGGCGGCGCCGCGACCGCTCGGCGACCTCGAGCGGCTCGTACCCGCGCACGAGGTCGTGGCGTGGACGCTGCCGAACGGCGTGCCGCCCGGCGGGGTGGTCCCCGAGGCGGTGCGACGGGCATCCACTCTTCTCGACGTCACCTACCACCCGTGGCCGAGCCCGCTCGCCGAGCAGTGGCGCGCCGTCGACGGCGCCGTCGCCTCGGGCCGCGACATGCTGCTGCACCAGGCGGTGCGGCAGGTGCGCCTCTTCGTCGGCGGCCCGGATGCCGCTCCGATGCCCGAGGAGGCCGAGGTCGAGAGGGCCATGGCCGCCGCCCTCGCCTAG
- the aroB gene encoding 3-dehydroquinate synthase, translating into MTDAPPTIIEVTGSAPHRIHVGRGLVTELGAHLPPTVAKVLVVHAPPLAAVAERLREQLAGRIEVLLAEVPDAEGAKRIEVAAFCWQIMGQTDFTRTDAVIGLGGGATTDLAGFVAATWLRGVALVQVPTTVLGMVDAAVGGKTGINTAEGKNLVGAFHAPHAVIVDLDLLEGLPTHEILAGFAEIVKAGFIADPVILDLLEADITVATDPASPVFRELVERSIRVKAAVVSDDFTEQGRREHLNYGHTLGHAIEHAERYRWRHGAAIAVGMVFAAELSRLAGGLDDATVERTRRILASLTLPTGYPLSRWKTLLATMQRDKKARAGMLRFIILEAEGRPRVLNGTDESMLFAAYQEVGE; encoded by the coding sequence GTGACCGACGCCCCGCCCACGATCATCGAGGTCACGGGCTCCGCCCCTCACCGCATCCACGTCGGGCGCGGCCTCGTCACCGAGCTCGGCGCGCACCTGCCGCCCACCGTCGCGAAGGTGCTCGTCGTGCACGCGCCCCCGCTCGCCGCCGTCGCCGAGCGGCTCCGCGAGCAGCTGGCCGGGCGCATCGAGGTGCTGCTCGCCGAGGTCCCCGACGCCGAGGGCGCGAAGCGCATCGAGGTCGCCGCCTTCTGCTGGCAGATCATGGGCCAGACCGACTTCACCCGCACCGACGCCGTCATCGGGCTCGGCGGGGGAGCGACCACCGACCTCGCGGGCTTCGTCGCGGCGACCTGGCTGCGCGGCGTCGCCCTCGTGCAGGTGCCGACGACCGTGCTCGGCATGGTCGACGCCGCCGTGGGCGGCAAGACCGGCATCAACACCGCGGAGGGCAAGAACCTCGTCGGCGCCTTCCACGCTCCGCACGCGGTGATCGTCGACCTCGACCTGCTCGAGGGGCTGCCCACCCACGAGATCCTCGCCGGCTTCGCCGAGATCGTGAAGGCCGGCTTCATCGCCGATCCGGTCATCCTCGATCTGCTCGAGGCCGACATCACCGTCGCCACCGACCCCGCGAGCCCCGTGTTCCGCGAGCTGGTCGAGCGCAGCATCCGCGTCAAGGCGGCCGTGGTCAGCGACGACTTCACCGAGCAGGGGCGCCGCGAGCACCTCAACTACGGGCACACGCTCGGGCACGCGATCGAGCACGCCGAGCGCTACCGCTGGCGGCACGGTGCGGCGATCGCCGTCGGCATGGTCTTCGCCGCCGAGCTCAGCCGCCTCGCCGGCGGTCTCGACGACGCCACGGTCGAGCGCACGCGGCGCATCCTCGCCTCGCTCACGCTGCCCACGGGCTACCCGCTCAGCCGCTGGAAGACGCTCCTCGCGACGATGCAGCGCGACAAGAAGGCGCGCGCGGGCATGCTGCGGTTCATCATCCTCGAGGCCGAGGGGCGCCCGCGCGTGCTCAACGGCACCGACGAGTCGATGCTGTTCGCCGCCTACCAGGAGGTCGGCGAGTAG